The DNA region GGCCAAGTCTTTTAGGAGGGCTTCCAGCGAAGGCGCTTCAGTACGAAGCATAGAGAACATTTCCAGATCCAGATGCGTTCCCATATGGAAGACCGCTTGACGCAGCGTGCCTTCGTACTGAAAACCGCAGCGCTCGGCCACAATGCGGCTGGCCTGGTTGCCTTTTAAGACATTTAGCTGCAGCCGGGGCAGAGGACGAGATGCAAAGAGAAAGGCGATGAAAAGCTGCAATGCTTCGGTCATATAGCCTTTGCCACGGTCTTCTGGGCGATATAGGCGATAGCCGACTTCTAAGCCAGCTTGGTAGAGGAGGCCTTTAAAATAGTATAATTCGCCCAGCAGACGGTCGGTTTGAGCGTCTATGATGAGCATGGTTCCGGCAGTATCTTGCCAGAGGCCATGCTCATTAAATTTTTGCTTCAATTCGGTTTCGGTATAGATTTCAGCGGGCCAATAGCTGCCTTTAGCATTAATATCATTGCCAAGGCGCCAAAGCAGAGACAAATCTTCTTCACAGATGGGGCGCAAGGTGACTCGATGTCCACGAAGCATGTGTATTACCTTCTTTCTTTTAATAATTGTTCTTTTAGTTGGTAATAACGACGGGTATAGTAGGGGCCGTTTTGCGCTTCACGATGATCAAAGCCATACGCACGGCGGCTGATGGCCAAGACGGGAGGCGCTTGAATGCGCTTGGCTACGCCCATGCCGCTGTAAAGATTCCACCAACGTTCCAAGTCAGCAATGAAAACGGCAGGGTTGCTGAAATGCAATTTAAGTAATTCTGTAGGGCAGCCAAGTTGTTCGGCTAGCGTATTATCAATGTACCAGGCCAATACATCTTCCGGCGTGGCGCGCTGCCAACGTTCCATAAAAGCGTGAAACAAACGGTCATGATAGGGATAAATAAGAGGATCTCCCTTGCCCTCATCTACGTTTTGCGCTGCAGACAGCTCGGCGCTGGGGACCAGGTCGATGGTGGCCTGAGGGATGATTTCCCGTTGGTAGACGCAATCGTTAAGGAAACGAGCGACATCATAAACTTGGTATTTCCATAAGTCGCCTAATATGGCGAGAAAGCCGCCTTGATCGCCGTACAGCGTTGAGTAACCCACGGTAAGCTCGCTTTTGTTGGCGTTGCAAGTAAACCCGCCGCCCCAGGCGGCTGCGGCCGCTGCCAGGATGCGGCTGGAACGGTCTCGGGCTTGAATGTTTTCCTGGACAAAGGACGAGGGGGTTAGATCCGGCAAGGGCAAGGGACTGTTCTGACAGCGGAGCGAGCTGAATTGCTTCATTGTTAACTCTAAGGAATCCTGTACCGGTATGACAGCGTAATAACAACCCAGGCGCTGCGCCAATTGGGCGGCTAAATCTTTCGTAGTGGCCGAATTAAAACGGCTGGGCATATTGATGAGAAACAATTGCTCTGGTTCTAGCACAGAGCGATAGAGAGCTGCGGTGACAGCAGAGTCGATGCCGCCGGAAGCGCCGATGACTACGCGGGAAATACCGGTTTGCTGCAGGAATTGACGAATGCCATAACGCAAAGCCTGTACAATCGTTCCTGTATCATCCGGTGTCATAGCGGGAAATTGAGTGGGCAGATTTTCTAAAGAAATGATGTGCAAACCTGCTTCAAAAGCAGGCGCACTATAACGAAGACGTCCCTGAGCGTCATAAAGGCTGCTATTGCCGTCAAAAGTATACACAGTTTTACCGTTGTTTTGCAGGCCGACCTGGTTAAGATAGAGAAGCGGCGCTTCATATTTTGCCGCCTGAGCTCCGAAAACGCGGTGGCGCTTGTTGTTTTTGCCCAGGGTGAAGGGAGAGCTGGAAATATTGATAATAAGATCAAGCTTGCCGCAGCGCTGCTGCAGTTGCAAAGGCTGAACCGCATAATCTGCATCCCAGCCGTCTTCGCAGATGAGGCAGGCGGTGTTAAAGATGCGATCCCCGATAGGCAATAAAAGCGGCTGAGCTAGCTCCTCTAAAGGAAGGCCTCGTTCCTCCGCTACCTGTCGGAGACCAAAAAAGTGACGGCTATCATCAAATTCGCGGTAATTAGGAAGCAGTGTTTTAATGACAAAAGGGTAGGGAGAATGCGGCGGCGCTATCAGGCGACCGTCTTTAGCTGCAAAAAGAGCGTTATATTTGCGCGGGCGGCCGTCTTCGTTGCGACGCTGCCAATCGATAGCTATATTGCCGAAGACAACAGTGATATCTTGGCTGGCAGCGATAATTTCGGCGCCGCAAGCTTCACAGTCGCGGAGAAAGGCGGGCTGTTCCCAGACGTCTCCCAGCAGATATCCAGGGAGCGACATTTCAGGGAATACAATGAGAGCCGCACCTTTTTGACGGGCTTCGTTAATAAGCTGCAGCATACATGCGAGGTTTTTAGCCGGATGTCCTGGGTGAACCTGCATTTGTGCAAGGGCGATAATAGGCACGTAAGTAGGCTCCTTTCTGTTCTAACATAGCCTATAAATTTCGCTGTCGCGGAAAGATGTCCTGCTGATTCGCTATAAGGAACGACTTTTCTTTTGAAAAAGGCAGGAATTTCGAGAGGAATTGTATAAGTATATGCGAAAGCAATTACTGCAAGGAGGTCAGAGTATGGCTGAGAAGACAAGCGTGATGGCTGTGATTTTGGAAAATCGAGTGGAAACGGCGACAAAAGTACAGGAAGTGCTGACTCGTTTCGGGTGTCATATTCGAACTCGGTTGGGACTGCATCAGGCATCGGCTGACGTATGCAGCAATCAAGGCTTGATTTTGCTGCAATTATTCGGTGATGACGCGGTTATACGGCAATTAACGCAGGACTTGCTGCAAATTCCAACGGTAAAGGTAAACTCAATGGAGCTGGATTTATAGAAAAAGCGCTCTTGAAAACGGAAGGCAGCAGCGCGGATTTCTGTGTTGCTGCTTTTTTGTGATGAAAAAAGAGCTATACTGTATGGAGAGAAGTAAGTAGATGAAACAAAAAAAAACGAATGCCGTCCGGCTGCTGGAGCAGCAGCATATTTCCTATGAGCTGAAGCCGTATGAGGTGGATGAAAACGATTTAAGCGCGCCCTCTGTAGCGGCCAAAGTAGGCATGGCGCCGCAACAGGTTTTTAAGACCTTGGTAGCGCGAGGCGATAAAAATGGTGTCCTGTTGGCCTGTATTGCCGCCAATGCGGAGTTGGACTTAAAAGCGTTGGCCCAAGCGAGCGGTAATAAACGGGTGGAAATGGTTCCGCTAAAAGAAGTGCAGGGACTGACAGGCTATATTCGCGGCGGAGTCTCGCCTGTGGGAACTAAAAAAAACTATCCGGTATATTTAGATGAAACAGCGGTGGAGCAAGAGAAAATTGCTGTCAGCGCTGGTGTGCGCGGCTGTCAGATGATTCTAACGCCGCAGGATCTGATTTTGGCAACCAAGGCGGCGGTATGCCGTATTGCAACGGAGAGTTGAGTGCGGAGGGGCTAATGAAAATACAAATTGACAAAACGATTGGCGAGCGTTTGCCGTATTGCCAATTGGGATATTTGATACTGAATGGCGTTAGCGTCAAGGGAACGCCTCCAGCCCTGAGCAGGGAGATTACACAGCTACAGGCGGAAATGGCGGAACGATACCAGATGAATGTGCTGCCGCAAGTGCCTAAAATCATGGCGGTGCGCAATATGTATAAAAAACTGTCGGTGGATCCGTCTCGCTATCGTCCCGCATCGGAGGCGCTGGTGAGACGGGTGCTTCAGAATCGCTCTTTGTACTTTGTAAATAGTGCAGTAGATGTGAACAACTTTTGCTCATTAAAATATTTGCTGCCCTTTGGGTTGTATGACTTAGATAAAATTGCAGGCGACTGCGTGATGTATCGGATTGTCGGCGAAGGGGCGTATACCAATATTGCGGGTCATACGATTCAAGCCGGGCACAGGCCTTACTTATGCGACGCTGACGACATATTTGGCAACCCAAGCAGTGACAGCCGGAGAACGGCTGTTACATTAAGCACTGAACGGCTGCTTTGCGTTATTTATGCCGATGAGGAAGAAAGCAAGGAAGAATTAGCAGCTATGCTTGATTTTACGGCGGAAATGCTGATGAGGTATAATGGAGGCATACTGGTAGAAAAAGGTATTGCCGCTGTTGAATAGAGGCGGATATTGCCGGATGCAGGAGAATAGAGGAGGAAGACAATTTATGATGTATCAAAGCACACGAAATGCGGACATCCGGGTTACATCCGCGGAGGCGATTTGCCAAGGGTTGGCCGATGATGGAGGACTATTTGTACCTGAGAGACTGCCGACATTAGGCCCCGACGAGTTGAGGGCTTTGCAGAATGCATCCTATGAGGAGCGGGCTAAAGCGGTTTTGGGCTGCTTTTTGACGGATTTTAGCGAAGCGGAACTCCAAGAGATCGTGAGTCGTTCCTACGGTCAGGGACAATTTTCGCATTGCGATATTGCGCCGGTAGTGAAAGTGGCGGAGAAAAAAGCCGTCCTGGAACTATGGCACGGACCGACAAGCGCTTTTAAAGATATGGCGTTACAATTGCTGCCTCATTTGGTTACAACATCTCTGAAAAAGACCAATATTCGCGATACCGTAGCAATTTTGGTGGCTACGTCCGGCGATACCGGCAAGGCGGCTCTTGAGGGATTTAAAGACGTGCCGAATACGGCTATGATTGTTTTTTATCCCCAAGGCGGTGTGAGCGAAGTGCAGCGCCTGCAAATGGTTACACAAGAAGGCGGCAATGTGGATGTGGTCGCCGTAGAAGGAAATTTTGACGACGCGCAGCGCGGCGTCAAGGAAATTTTCGGAAATAAAGAGGCGGCGGCCAAATTAGCAAAGGCGGGGATTCGTCTGTCTTCGGCTAATTCCATTAATTGGGGACGCCTGGTGCCGCAAGTAGTATATTACGTAAGCGCTTACCTAGATATGGTCAAGCAGGGGAACGTGCAGTTCGGAGAAGAAATCAACGTGGTTGTGCCGACCGGTAATTTTGGCAATATTTTGGCCGCTTATTACGCTCGCTTGATGGGGGTGCCGTTAGGCAAGTTGATTTGCGCTTCCAATAATAATAATGTATTGACCGAGTTTTTACGGGAAGGCCGTTATGATCGGCGGCGTCCCTTCCACAAAACCATTTCTCCGTCTATGGATATTTTGGTATCCAGCAATTTGGAACGATTGCTATACCATGTATCAGGTCAAGATGCGGCGGCAGTTGCAGCGTGGATGAAATCGCTGCAAGAGGAAGGCTTGTATGATGTCCATGGCGCAGCTTGGGACGGCATTCGCGACGTATTCTGGGCGGATTGGGTGGATGATGCGGCCACGCAAGACACCATAAAAACGGTATATGCACAACATGGCTATGTATTGGATCCGCATTCAGCCGTTGCCTGGAAGGTGGCGGAGCGCTATCAGGAGGAAACGGGCGATAATCGAGTGCTCTTAGTAGTTTCTACCGCCAGCCCCTTCAAGTTCAATTCCAGCGTGCTGGAAGCATTGGCGCCGGAGACGTTGCGCGGTGCTTCCGATGAGTTTTCTTTATTAGAGGCGCTGGCGACGAAAACGGGGCTTGCAATTCCCGAAGGGCTTGCTTCTTTGCGTGCCAAGGCTGTCAGGCACTCTCAGGAATGTCCGGCAGCCGAAATGGAAAGCATGGTCTATAAGTTGCTGATAAAATAAGTTTTTCTTACAAAAAAATAAAAATAAAAGGTGTTTTATGTATTTTTGCCGAATGGATATAGTGTTATAAAAACGTTTTTCTCGCGAAAATGGGGAGGGAACTAGACGCAACACTATACTGACGAGGCAGGTGTAAAAAGATGAAACACAGTGTGGAAGTTTTACAGGTGGTAGGGCGTGTGCATCGTAATTTGGCTCCGGCAGCTCTTGTGGAAGAAGCCATACGTCGCGGCGAGGGAGTTTTAGCGGCAAACGGGGCTTTGAGCGTGACTACCGGCAAATATACGGGACGGTCTCCGCAGGATAAATTTGTGGTAGATTGCCCGGAAGTACATGGGAAAATTGACTGGGAAAACAACTCCGCGTTTTCGCCGGAAGCTTTTGAACGTTTGTATCAACGCATGCTAGCTTATGCGCAAAGCAAAGACGTTTTTGTCTTTGATGGTTTTGCTGGCGCTGATGCAGGGCACCATTTAGCAGTTCGTTTCATTAATGAGCTGGCTTGGCAGAATCTTTTCGTACATCAGCTTTTTATACGACCAGAAGAAGGAGCGCCTGAAGCAGAGCCTGATTTTACGGTAATATGTCTTCCGGGTTTTCGGGCTATTCCTGCCATTGACGGGACAAATTCGGAAGCGTTTATCCTTGTTAATTTACATGAAAATGTAGTCTTGATTGGCGGTACCCATTATGCAGGGGAAATGAAAAAGGCTATTTTTTCGGTCATGAATTTTTGGCTGCCGCAAAAAGGCATTTTATCTATGCATTGTTCCGCGAATGCCGGAGAAGACGGCAATACAGCTCTCTTTTTTGGGTTGAGCGGTACAGGCAAGACTACTCTTTCCGCGGATCCGCATCGACAATTGATTGGTGACGATGAGCATGCTTGGGATGAAAATGGCATTTTTAATATTGAAGGCGGCTGTTATGCAAAATGCATTCATTTAACACCTGAAAGCGAGCCGGAAATTTGGGGGGCCATTCGTTTCGGCAGTGTGGTGGAGAATGTAAAACTAGACGCGCAGACTCATTTGCCAGATTATGATGATGCTTCGCTGACAGAAAATAGTCGTACTGCCTATCCGGTCGATTATATTCCTAATGCGCTGATCCCCGGCGTGGCGGGTCATCCGAATACGGTGATTTTTTTAACGGCAGACGCGTTCGGCGTATTGCCTCCCATTTCTCGCTTGACTAAAGAGCAGGCGATGTACCATTTCCTGTCCGGCTATACAAGCAAGCTGGCAGGAACAGAACGGGGGATTAAGGAGCCGCAGGCTACTTTTTCCACCTGCTTTGGTTCTCCGTTTTTGCCTTTGTCCCCCTTAGTATATGCTAAGCTTTTAGGTGAAAAGCTGGAGCAGCATCAGACTCGTGTTTATCTGATTAATACCGGTTGGTCCGGCGGTCCTTACGGCGTGGGAAATCGTATCAAATTGGCTTATACGAGAGCGATGGTTTCGGCGGCCCTTTCAGGAACGTTGGATGAAGTGGAATTTAAAGCGGATCCTATCTTCCATCTGGAGATTCCTCTTTCTTGTCCCGGAGTTCCGGAGTCTGTGCTGGACCCCAGAAAAACCTGGCAATATGCTGCTGATTATGATAAACAAGCTCGTCGTTTGGCAGAGCGATTCCAAGATAATTTTCACAAGTTTTCCGGTGCGATGCCGGCGGAAATTATTGCCGCAGGACCTACTCTGTAAGCGTCAGGCATATGGATCACAACTGCATAGAAAAGGTCATACGAAAAGAGCAGTCTCCTTCGAGACTGCTCTTTTTCCATTTTAAAATTCATAATTTCGTGCTTTTCGCGATTTCCGCGGTTGGATAATATATTGTAGGGACTATGATAACGAACCGCGAAATACATGAAAGACGCAAAAAAGTTTTATTTCGATTCTCCTTTTTGATCCTTCGTAATCTCATGTTTAAGGCTGCTGGCTTAAAAGCTGTTCCAGCTCAGCCAGACGGGAAGAAAATTGGGCCATGGTTACTGCTACAGGCTGCGGGGTGCTCATATCGACGCCGGCTTGGCGGAGCAGTTCTACAGGATGATCGGAACCGCCGCTGCGCAAGAAAGCCAGGTAGCGCGTCTGCGCCTGCGGGTCGTTGCTGCTTAGACCTTGCGCTAACGCTGTAGCGGCAGCGTAGCCTGTGGCGTATTGGTAAACGTAAAAAGGACGATAGAAATGAGGGATGCGTCCCCATTCGATGTCCAAGCATTCGTCCAGAACCAGATCGGGGCCATAATATTGGCGGTTAAGATTAAGCCAGAGTTTGGAAAGGGAGTCTGCTGTTTGCGGCTGTCCTTGTTCCATCTGCTTGTGCACCGTGCGTTCGAATTCTGCAAACAAGGTTTGACGGAAGACAGTAGCTCGTACTTGCTCTAAATACTGATGCAACAAGGCGATGCGTTCTTGACGATCTGTGGTTTGCGCTAAAAGATAATTAAGCAAAAGGATTTCGTTAGTAGTAGAGGCGACTTCTGCGCAGAAAATGGTATATGCGGAAGTAGCGTAGGGTTGATGTTTTTGGCTGTAATAGCTGTGCATGGCGTGGCCCAGTTCATGGGTGAGCGTAGATACATCTTCGCTGCGGCCTTGATAATTGAGCAGAATAAAAGGATGCACGCCGTAGATGCCCCAAGAATACGCGCCGCTTTGCTTGTTCTTTCCCTCCGACACATCCAGCCAACGCGAGGTAAACGCCTGATCCAATTGCTCCAGATACGCCGGTCCCATGACGGTTAAGCTGTTTTTGACGAGCTGCTGTGCATCCGGGTAAGTGATTTTGCGCGGCGGCAATGCACCAACCGGAGCGTAGAGGTCATACATGTGAATTTCCTCTAACTCCAGGGCTTGCTTTTTCAACGCTATGAAACGGTGCAGCGCTGGTAAATGCTCGTGGATGGTGCTAATTAAGCCGTCGTATACAGTGGCCGGAATGGCATGCGGTGCAAGAGAAGCATCCAGCGACGAATCATAATGGCGCGCTTTGGCGTTTAGCACATGGTTTTTGATGGTGCCGCTTAAGGTGCTAGCCAGCGTATTGCGGTAGGAACGATAGGTAGTGAACAGCGCCTCGAAGGCTTCCTTGCGTACTTCGCGCTGCGGAGAGCGAATGAGGGTATTGTAACGCGCTTCGCTTAAGGGTAATTTTTCGCCAGAGTCTGTCAACGTTTCTGGAAAGCGCATGTCCGCGCGGGCCAGCATATTGAAAACCGTGGCAGGTGTGGCAAAGGATTCTTGAAAACGGGCCAGAAGTTCCTCCTCTTTTTGGCTGAGGACGTGAGGCTTTTGCCGCTCCAGTTCCCGCAGGCCAAAGGCATAGGGGGCTAAACGAGCATCGGTTTGCACTTTTTTCTCTAATGCTCCTGCGGGCCATTCGAGAAGCTCCGGTTCGATGAAAGCGCTGGCAGCGCCAGCTTCGGCCAAGAGCGCTTCCATTTCGCTGGTCATGCTTTGATAACGGCTGTCTGCGTTATCCAGGTCTCTATGCAGGCGGGCGTAAGCGTAAAGACGGCTGCTTTTTTGGCCAATTTCATCTTTAAGCTGCAATGCTGCCGACAGTGAATCAGCAGGATCTTGCAAATGTCCTTTATAAGCGGTCAGCTTTGGCAAGAGGGCCTTGAGGGCGGCGGCGTCCTGGCGCCAAGCGGCTTCGTTTGCGTAGATGTCGTTAAGGTTCCAGCGCCAGTCAGCGGAGGTTGGTTCTGAGGCGGCGAGAGCGATACCGTCGCTGTCTGCGGCGCTGAAAAACAAGGAAGAGCCAAGTAAAAGAGAAGATACTAATTTCATTTTCATGAGTTCACTCCTTCAAAGGATAGTCTTCGAATTTCATTCTCTTCTTGCGGAGAAAAGTCCTGCTTAGAGGGAAGGTTTGCTCTCTGTGCTGATTTGCGATACACTTCAGGGTGAGGTGAACGCAATGAAGATCGTTTTAACAACGTTAAACGCAAAATATATT from Anaeromusa acidaminophila DSM 3853 includes:
- a CDS encoding GNAT family N-acetyltransferase, which codes for MLRGHRVTLRPICEEDLSLLWRLGNDINAKGSYWPAEIYTETELKQKFNEHGLWQDTAGTMLIIDAQTDRLLGELYYFKGLLYQAGLEVGYRLYRPEDRGKGYMTEALQLFIAFLFASRPLPRLQLNVLKGNQASRIVAERCGFQYEGTLRQAVFHMGTHLDLEMFSMLRTEAPSLEALLKDLAAKK
- the nadE gene encoding NAD(+) synthase; this translates as MPIIALAQMQVHPGHPAKNLACMLQLINEARQKGAALIVFPEMSLPGYLLGDVWEQPAFLRDCEACGAEIIAASQDITVVFGNIAIDWQRRNEDGRPRKYNALFAAKDGRLIAPPHSPYPFVIKTLLPNYREFDDSRHFFGLRQVAEERGLPLEELAQPLLLPIGDRIFNTACLICEDGWDADYAVQPLQLQQRCGKLDLIINISSSPFTLGKNNKRHRVFGAQAAKYEAPLLYLNQVGLQNNGKTVYTFDGNSSLYDAQGRLRYSAPAFEAGLHIISLENLPTQFPAMTPDDTGTIVQALRYGIRQFLQQTGISRVVIGASGGIDSAVTAALYRSVLEPEQLFLINMPSRFNSATTKDLAAQLAQRLGCYYAVIPVQDSLELTMKQFSSLRCQNSPLPLPDLTPSSFVQENIQARDRSSRILAAAAAAWGGGFTCNANKSELTVGYSTLYGDQGGFLAILGDLWKYQVYDVARFLNDCVYQREIIPQATIDLVPSAELSAAQNVDEGKGDPLIYPYHDRLFHAFMERWQRATPEDVLAWYIDNTLAEQLGCPTELLKLHFSNPAVFIADLERWWNLYSGMGVAKRIQAPPVLAISRRAYGFDHREAQNGPYYTRRYYQLKEQLLKERR
- the ybaK gene encoding Cys-tRNA(Pro) deacylase gives rise to the protein MKQKKTNAVRLLEQQHISYELKPYEVDENDLSAPSVAAKVGMAPQQVFKTLVARGDKNGVLLACIAANAELDLKALAQASGNKRVEMVPLKEVQGLTGYIRGGVSPVGTKKNYPVYLDETAVEQEKIAVSAGVRGCQMILTPQDLILATKAAVCRIATES
- a CDS encoding B3/B4 domain-containing protein, with the translated sequence MKIQIDKTIGERLPYCQLGYLILNGVSVKGTPPALSREITQLQAEMAERYQMNVLPQVPKIMAVRNMYKKLSVDPSRYRPASEALVRRVLQNRSLYFVNSAVDVNNFCSLKYLLPFGLYDLDKIAGDCVMYRIVGEGAYTNIAGHTIQAGHRPYLCDADDIFGNPSSDSRRTAVTLSTERLLCVIYADEEESKEELAAMLDFTAEMLMRYNGGILVEKGIAAVE
- the thrC gene encoding threonine synthase: MMYQSTRNADIRVTSAEAICQGLADDGGLFVPERLPTLGPDELRALQNASYEERAKAVLGCFLTDFSEAELQEIVSRSYGQGQFSHCDIAPVVKVAEKKAVLELWHGPTSAFKDMALQLLPHLVTTSLKKTNIRDTVAILVATSGDTGKAALEGFKDVPNTAMIVFYPQGGVSEVQRLQMVTQEGGNVDVVAVEGNFDDAQRGVKEIFGNKEAAAKLAKAGIRLSSANSINWGRLVPQVVYYVSAYLDMVKQGNVQFGEEINVVVPTGNFGNILAAYYARLMGVPLGKLICASNNNNVLTEFLREGRYDRRRPFHKTISPSMDILVSSNLERLLYHVSGQDAAAVAAWMKSLQEEGLYDVHGAAWDGIRDVFWADWVDDAATQDTIKTVYAQHGYVLDPHSAVAWKVAERYQEETGDNRVLLVVSTASPFKFNSSVLEALAPETLRGASDEFSLLEALATKTGLAIPEGLASLRAKAVRHSQECPAAEMESMVYKLLIK
- the pckA gene encoding phosphoenolpyruvate carboxykinase (ATP); this translates as MKHSVEVLQVVGRVHRNLAPAALVEEAIRRGEGVLAANGALSVTTGKYTGRSPQDKFVVDCPEVHGKIDWENNSAFSPEAFERLYQRMLAYAQSKDVFVFDGFAGADAGHHLAVRFINELAWQNLFVHQLFIRPEEGAPEAEPDFTVICLPGFRAIPAIDGTNSEAFILVNLHENVVLIGGTHYAGEMKKAIFSVMNFWLPQKGILSMHCSANAGEDGNTALFFGLSGTGKTTLSADPHRQLIGDDEHAWDENGIFNIEGGCYAKCIHLTPESEPEIWGAIRFGSVVENVKLDAQTHLPDYDDASLTENSRTAYPVDYIPNALIPGVAGHPNTVIFLTADAFGVLPPISRLTKEQAMYHFLSGYTSKLAGTERGIKEPQATFSTCFGSPFLPLSPLVYAKLLGEKLEQHQTRVYLINTGWSGGPYGVGNRIKLAYTRAMVSAALSGTLDEVEFKADPIFHLEIPLSCPGVPESVLDPRKTWQYAADYDKQARRLAERFQDNFHKFSGAMPAEIIAAGPTL
- the pepF gene encoding oligoendopeptidase F gives rise to the protein MKMKLVSSLLLGSSLFFSAADSDGIALAASEPTSADWRWNLNDIYANEAAWRQDAAALKALLPKLTAYKGHLQDPADSLSAALQLKDEIGQKSSRLYAYARLHRDLDNADSRYQSMTSEMEALLAEAGAASAFIEPELLEWPAGALEKKVQTDARLAPYAFGLRELERQKPHVLSQKEEELLARFQESFATPATVFNMLARADMRFPETLTDSGEKLPLSEARYNTLIRSPQREVRKEAFEALFTTYRSYRNTLASTLSGTIKNHVLNAKARHYDSSLDASLAPHAIPATVYDGLISTIHEHLPALHRFIALKKQALELEEIHMYDLYAPVGALPPRKITYPDAQQLVKNSLTVMGPAYLEQLDQAFTSRWLDVSEGKNKQSGAYSWGIYGVHPFILLNYQGRSEDVSTLTHELGHAMHSYYSQKHQPYATSAYTIFCAEVASTTNEILLLNYLLAQTTDRQERIALLHQYLEQVRATVFRQTLFAEFERTVHKQMEQGQPQTADSLSKLWLNLNRQYYGPDLVLDECLDIEWGRIPHFYRPFYVYQYATGYAAATALAQGLSSNDPQAQTRYLAFLRSGGSDHPVELLRQAGVDMSTPQPVAVTMAQFSSRLAELEQLLSQQP